A stretch of the Panicum virgatum strain AP13 chromosome 9N, P.virgatum_v5, whole genome shotgun sequence genome encodes the following:
- the LOC120693088 gene encoding MADS-box transcription factor 1-like isoform X1 codes for MGRGKVELKRIENKISRQVTFAKRRNGLLKKAYELSLLCDAEVALIIFSGRGRLFEFSSSSCMYKTLERYRSSNYSSQEVKTPLDGEINYQDYLKLKTRVEFLQTTQRNILGEDLGPLSMKELEQLENQIEISLKHIRTRKNQMLLDQLFDLKSKEQELQDLNKDLRKKCQLQETNAENVLHVSWEEGGHSGASGNAIEPYQGFLQHPESDPSLQIGYHQQAYMDQLNNEDMADPNEHGRSGWI; via the exons ATGGGGCGCGGGAAGGTGGAGCTGAAGCGGATCGAGAACAAGATCAGCCGGCAGGTGACGTTTGCCAAGCGCAGGAACGGCCTGCTCAAGAAGGCGTACGAGCTCTCGCTGCTGTGCGACGCTGAGGTCGCGCTCATCATCTtctccggccgcggccgcctcttCGAGTTCTCCAGCTCGTCATG CATGTACAAAACACTTGAGAGATACCGCAGCTCCAATTACAGCTCACAGGAAGTAAAAACTCCATTGGATGGTGAA ATCAACTACCAGGATTATTTGAAGTTGAAGACCAGAGTTGAATTTCTTCAAACTACACAAAG AAATATTCTTGGTGAGGATCTGGGTCCACTTAGCATGAAGGAGCTTGAGCAGCTTGAGAACCAAATAGAGATATCCCTGAAACATATCAGGACAAGAAAG AATCAAATGTTACTTGATCAGCTCTTTGATCTGAAAAGTAAG GAGCAAGAATTACAGGACCTGAACAAGGACCTCAGGAAAAAG TGCCAGTTGCAAGAAACCAATGCAGAGAACGTGCTGCATGTTTCCTGGGAAGAAGGTGGGCACAGTGGCGCCAGTGGGAATGCCATTGAACCATATCAGGGATTCCTTCAGCACCCAGAGAGTGATCCTTCCCTGCAgattgg GTATCATCAACAAGCCTACATGGATCAGCTGAACAACGAAGACATGGCGGACCCAAACGAGCACGGCCGATCCGGATGGATCTGA
- the LOC120693088 gene encoding MADS-box transcription factor 1-like isoform X2 translates to MGRGKVELKRIENKISRQVTFAKRRNGLLKKAYELSLLCDAEVALIIFSGRGRLFEFSSSSCMYKTLERYRSSNYSSQEVKTPLDGEINYQDYLKLKTRVEFLQTTQRNILGEDLGPLSMKELEQLENQIEISLKHIRTRKNQMLLDQLFDLKSKEQELQDLNKDLRKKLQETNAENVLHVSWEEGGHSGASGNAIEPYQGFLQHPESDPSLQIGYHQQAYMDQLNNEDMADPNEHGRSGWI, encoded by the exons ATGGGGCGCGGGAAGGTGGAGCTGAAGCGGATCGAGAACAAGATCAGCCGGCAGGTGACGTTTGCCAAGCGCAGGAACGGCCTGCTCAAGAAGGCGTACGAGCTCTCGCTGCTGTGCGACGCTGAGGTCGCGCTCATCATCTtctccggccgcggccgcctcttCGAGTTCTCCAGCTCGTCATG CATGTACAAAACACTTGAGAGATACCGCAGCTCCAATTACAGCTCACAGGAAGTAAAAACTCCATTGGATGGTGAA ATCAACTACCAGGATTATTTGAAGTTGAAGACCAGAGTTGAATTTCTTCAAACTACACAAAG AAATATTCTTGGTGAGGATCTGGGTCCACTTAGCATGAAGGAGCTTGAGCAGCTTGAGAACCAAATAGAGATATCCCTGAAACATATCAGGACAAGAAAG AATCAAATGTTACTTGATCAGCTCTTTGATCTGAAAAGTAAG GAGCAAGAATTACAGGACCTGAACAAGGACCTCAGGAAAAAG TTGCAAGAAACCAATGCAGAGAACGTGCTGCATGTTTCCTGGGAAGAAGGTGGGCACAGTGGCGCCAGTGGGAATGCCATTGAACCATATCAGGGATTCCTTCAGCACCCAGAGAGTGATCCTTCCCTGCAgattgg GTATCATCAACAAGCCTACATGGATCAGCTGAACAACGAAGACATGGCGGACCCAAACGAGCACGGCCGATCCGGATGGATCTGA